In Mus pahari chromosome 12, PAHARI_EIJ_v1.1, whole genome shotgun sequence, the genomic window TAAGTCTCTACCATGTCAACAAAGTCTTCAGGTGCTCTATAGCCATACCCTGGCATGTCCACCAATGTAAAATGTTTTCCAACTTtgaaaaaattcattttctttgtgtgcccctgataaaataaatgaaaaaaaaaaaaagctggcttaAAATAGATTCTTTATTTCATGCCTAGAAATGTTCATGAACCTAAGTATTCAATCAACAAAAACTTATTAAAAGTTGAAGTATATATTCTGAACTACTATGaatacaaggggaaaaaaaaggtggagagaaGTGGCCACCAATGATTAAATCATAATTAAAtctcaattttcaaaaaaatatgcTTAGCTTAAAAACTTTATATTTCATAGTAGAAATACACAGACAAAATATTTTAGGATCTTTCCTATTTTGCTGCCTATGAAAACTACCCAAATTAAGGCTATGTTTGCCATCAGCCAATTCCCTGATGATCAATGTATACAGAGGAATGACTTAGAGTGCTGATCAAGCATTTATCCTATCACATAGATTCTTATAACACCCAGATCCAATGTCTGACATTCATCCTCTGCAGACTAGTGTTTAGGTAAACCAAGATGTTTTGCATGTGCAGTTTAGTGTcctcataaataatttttaaagatttatgtacaACCTCACAATTACAACAGTGAAGTTAAAATTGATGCAAAGATAACACAACATGGCTACTTGCGCTTTTGCATTCATGAAACACTAAAGaatcagaaaaggaaagacagacaaaactaaagtcaactgttttatataaaattatatcaaaGGTGAAAACTTTTTATAAATGATGATTAAGTTCTTGGTTAATGTCTTCGTCTATCTGTTAGAAAGTGATTTTAGAATTGTGTAtttgagaatgaaaaaaatacacCTTCTCTatcattctcttttgttttttgttttgttttggagacagggtttctctgtatagccctggctgtctctaaTACAAGAGTGAGATTCATTCTATCTAGAATTCACCGTTTAGCTGGCTTATGTGGTGGGTAAGAAGAGGGGTGAAGAACGGAATCTCTGTGATGAAACCAGAGACTCTACTCCATGAAGTGGGAAGGAGAAAGCTAGCTTTGTGAAAGGGCTTAAACTTTCATGGGTGAAACAGTGAGGGCCACAGCTGGTGGAAGTGTTTTGTCAGACAGACACTAAGGTAAGTGGGGCCAGCGGTGAGATTTCAGCAAGGGTTCTTTTAGGTACCACTGGACTGCATCATTGAAAAGGCAGTATAAGGAGGAGGGGATAGCAGAAGGTCAGAGGAGCAGTTATCTGTGAAGAAAGGCACAGAGTGCTCTTGGGTAAAAGAATACACACATCTGGAATATACATAAGAATATAGAGGACAAAGCAACTtcaaccctttttttttcctacaaccAATGTAGAACTAGACACTCATtattagaagaaaacagaaaacggCAATAAAGTACTTATCTTGTCAACTAAGGAAAAATTTAGACAAAGAACGCTTTCCTTTAGACATTGGCAAGACTACTAAAATCAATTCAGctatactctttctttctttttttcagaaaatacacAGGCACTAATGATGTCTTACCTTATTaaacggtttttttttttttttatctcttctctAGGAATTTAGCAATTATGATCTCTTGCATCTGCCAATACTTAGGTCTCATTTTATAAATTCAGGATATACCCAGCATACCGGTTTTTTTGAGATCCTGACTTCTACATCGGGCGCCAGGGAAAATAAGGCCTTTATCAAAGAGGATTTTCCAACATTGCTTCGGCCTATGAAACACACCTAgtatgagagggaggaggggagaatggAGTACTTAGTATTCTCAGAACTGAACAGtggtttatttattacatgttgtATCTTCGGGattggagagagatggctctgtggttaggtCCGCTTGCTGCCTGAGGACTGTAGTTCAAGTCCCAGCCAGCATGTATGGCTGCTCccaactgcctgaaactcccGTTCCAACGGGCTctgatgtccttctctggcctctgaaggcaacaggcacgtggtgcacagacatgcatgcaggcaaaacacatataaactaaaataaatattaaaaaagcacGGGCTGCTCTTCCGGAACAccagagttggattcccagcacccacactgcggCTCACTGCGGTCCTCCACGGGCACCGCATGCAGCGATGCATCCACACGGagtgttttcttttgctgttacAAGCTCTCTCGCTGGTGACAGGAAATGAGCACAGGCGGACTCAGGCTCTCGCACCTACAGTAGAACCGGGCGGTCAACCTCACCTCCGGCTGCCGCAGACTCGGGGCGTGGTCGAGGCGGACGGCGGAGCTGAGGTACTCGATGCGGTTCCGGGCGGTGGCCTCGAAGATGCTCTCCGCCCTCCCGATGTCCTCCAGGCTCGGGTCGAAGAGTCTCTGTTCGATAAGGCCAGGCCCCGAGTCCGCGACGAGGTGCTGCCCCAGTTCCCGCAGCGGGTACACCACCTTCGTTAGCTGTTTCTGTGGCAGCCTTAGCACTTCTGCGAAGGCAGGGGACGTGCTGTAAATCCGGGGCCAAGGCCCCAGTGCTGGCGCTATCTCAAGGAGCTTTTCCATCCTATGACTCAACCTAGCCGCTGCCATTTTCCTCTCCCAGAATCCTCGCGACTGGATTTTATCATAGGGTCTGGACAGCGCAAGAGAGAACGCTCGCTGCCGCGGCGCCTGCTGGGAATTGTAGTTTTCTAGGGCCTCCTCGCCTGCTCAAGCGCCTAACCACCTccagacagaaagggggaaaccCCAGGACTTTCTTTAACACCTTGGCTTTATCAACTATGTATCAGATTTGTGTGTTCGGGTCTTCAGCGGTTTCCAGATGTGAAAAACCTACCTTGTTCTGTGATCTTTGAGTCTCAAGGGAAGAAGCCATAGTGACAAACTCTAGTGGATTCCAAGCCCGCTTTGCCTTCTGTTTCCGGTCGTTTTATCGTTGATTGACATTTATCATAAGTTCACGTCACCGAGAAAAACacgttttcaaaattaaataagttGGTGAGAAATGTGGTTGGAACTGTAACTCGTTTTCAGAGAAGGGACTGTATGTATCTCTTTGACCGGCACTGCGTTGGAGCTGCAGTTGAGAACAGACAAAGATCCATAAACCATAAACAGAGAATTGGGAACAACAGGAGTCCTTTGAAGTCCCAAAATAGACACCCCCACCTCCAACAcagccataccttctaatcctaCAAGGCCCCACCTTCTaaccctttccaaacagttccccAAACTCGGgagcaagtattcaaacatattagctcatgggagccattctcatttaaaccaccacaagcaTTTAATCACTCTGTGCCCTGTTactccattattattattttttaaagcatctgCATATACCAGGCACATAAAATTTAGAGTCAACATACACTGTGTTTTCCATGGACACTTGTGATCAAACTCTTCCCTAATCTCTAGTGTAGGCAGAAGATCAAAGAGCCAGAGCTAGGCTGACTTCATGACAGGCTATAAACTGGCAGCTTGGGAGACTAGGCCTATTTCTGTTTCcaagaattgaggacccagaatcAGGAACCCGTGGTCATCCAACCACAGCTGCAGATAGCCAAACCAAGGATGCCTTACCACCTGGGAAAGTCCCCAGAGCGCTAACCAATCATAAAAGACTCATATCTCTGGAGATAgatcaaggaaaaaagaaaagaaaagaaaagaaaagaaaagaaaagaaaagaaaagacacctACTTCCACCCTAACAGGCTTTAAATTGACCCTGCAGAGCACACACTGGGGGCTCCATTCCTAAATGGAGCGACCCTTGCATGCTGAGTTCTGCTGAAAGATGCTTTTTGCTATTGCATATTATTGGAGTctgggtatcattctttggtgatTCTCAGACCCTAACATTAGCATTTGTGTTTCCAGTTCCCATTGTGTCTCACCTAGATAATTGTCAGAGCTTCCAACATCTAGCTAAATATCATCGCTTGTTTCTCCCTTAGGTATATTCCCAATAGAATGGCAAACATGATCCTGTTAAAATGCAAGTGAAAATCTCCAGCATCTTCAAGTCTCAAATGTAATGCAATCCACTAATGTAAGAGGCATATATGCCCCTGTGTTGCTGCATATGCCTGTCTGGGATGCTTCCTTCCAGATATTACATGCCTTGCTTCTTTACTAGTTGGACCGTTTCTGGTCATCGTTCAGAAGAAGTGGCTTTGATTTTGAGAACTGAAGTAGTTCATCACAGAGttaacacataaaaaaatttagCATGATTTAGACAGGTATTACACACTTTGCATATAATCCTTATAGgcacttgtgtttgtttgtttgtttgtttgggttggtttgcttttgagacagagtctattaCGTAGgtcagactagcctcaaattcGTGATCATTCTGTCTGAGCCTTCTGAGtgatgtaccaccacacccagatttagAGCTAAGATTTTTCACTAAAATTCAAGTGACTGAAGTGCTGTGACTATACTCTGCCAGGCTTAGCTGCTAATCACAGGAAGAAGGTTGGTAGATCAGTGAAGAGATTTTGCCATTCTTACAGATCATCACAGTTATTTTTCCATTGTTGTCTGTCTCTGAAACGAATGGCTGTTTGGTTCCAAATGATCCTGAACTATGTAAATCCAGTAGGTATGAAGTTTAGGGATTCCATCTAATCCAAGAAGAAGGTAAGCATTgtaaggctgaggcaggtaggCAGAATCATGGATATCAGAGAGTCAGTAAgttcagaactcacagagattaactgttttttttagagtttattcaggccatggggaatggggaggggagttgagagagtggtagagactgagaaaggcagagagagagagagagagagagagagagagagagagagagagagagaaagtaaaaaagtagaggctggccatgagcatgtggagagaggggagaagggatgagaggacagagcaggagaacAAGAGAGCACAGAGAGCAACTCTTATCTAGTTTAGACACACCATACTTTGAATGCCTAGATAGAAGTAAGATTAGAGACAATGGGAAAACTTGCTTTTGGATATTGGGAAAGGTAACGGACTAGTATTCaatgtttgttcgtttgtttgttttacaaaagaTCCTTTCTTAGCTCCACTTTTCCCTTCTTTACAACAGTAATTACAATGTACTTGTGACAACACTAAGCATACTGCTGGTGTCTGGAATggcagcatttgagaggcagagggaggatcAGAACTTAAAGGCCATTTTTAGCTACCTAcaaaatttgaggccagcctggtctgaaaACCATTATTGAATGCTTCTTAGAAAAGGAGTTGATTTGAGTACCAAGGATCACTTATGAAAAAGgccaccaggcgtggtggcgcacgcctttaatcccagcacttgggaggtagaggcaggtggatttctgagttcgaggccagcctggtctacagagcgagttccaggacagccaagacagagaaaccctgtctcgaaaaaccaaaaaaaaaaaaaaaaaaaagaaaaaggcctgGTCATATCAAAATGAAGATGGCTTGCATTGGGAAGGTAATAGTAGGATTGAAGAGGGTATTATATGGGGACTGACATGGAAAAACTCCCGTACATAAATTGCCTGAATTGTAATAACAATTGTCAGGATAAAttatttaagtttaaaatttatttttatcgtgtgtgtgtgtgtgtgtgtgtgtgtgtgtgtgtgtgtgccttgtatgTATTGATTTcagcagagatcagaagagagtgttgggtctcctggaattggagttacaggaagttgtgaatgtcccaacatgggtgctagcagccaaatccaggtcctttggaTGACCAGCAGATGTTCTTTAACCACTAGGATACCTCTCCAGGgcaattaacatttttctttaattatattttaaattctttgtgcCATTTTTCTATTAAACAATTATATAAGCTATTACATTGACACAGGTTTGTGACTCCAATGCATGCAACATGTTGCATCACTTTCTACCTAACTTATTCTGTGGTACAGGTTATTGTATGTGAGAGTCACTATATTTTCATCTCGAAGAAATAACAGACATATTTCTCCTGACCATTTTGGGTAGTTTATCAAAtcactgaattttatttatatatctatctatatttatctattaATTTCATATATCTCAGTAATGTTCCTTTAGAGAATGTCTCCAAAGAactgtgtgtgttgtttttgttgttcttttttttctctctacgaAGTCTTTTTGAGCTTCCTTTAAGATTGTATCTGCCATGCTGACAAATTTCTCTAAAGAGATCTGGAGATTAAATATCAAATACTAGGCGTGTAGGAGGTGAGTTCTTAGAATGATTTgggttctggaaaaaaaataaaaatttgtttccaTCAAGATGTTTTTTAATCAATAGAGGACAAGTTGCTTTAGATAATATTCTCCCATTATTAATTTGTGTATATTCATTCTATTCACTAGTTTGGAACTCTTAGCCATATATAGTCTTTGCTTTTTGTATCAgtaaaaggagtgtgtgtgtgtgtgtgtgtgtgtgtgtgtgtgtgtgtgtgttcactgaaGTGGTTGAAAAAAATCATGAGTTTTCCTATATCAAGTGATGACTTCATTATCATTCTAATTACTTATTAGGCAGAGGTTTTTTTGGAGGGCAATACTTGGCAGTAGACTTTTGTAGAGGtttgagaatggcccccacaggctcagatatttgagtacttggtccccagttggtggaactctttgggagGGATTAGGAGGTACAGCATTTTTGGAGGTGTGTCACAGTTGGTGGGCTATGACCTTTCAAAAGCCAATGTAATTCCCTGTTAGCTCTCTCTATGTCATGGTATATTGCTCCAGTGTcaaatctgtctgtctgctgccatgctctctgccatgatgattaTAGACTccaacttctgaaactgtaagtctgAAGTAAGGTTTTTCTTCTATAagctgctttggccatggtgtcttagCACAGTAAACAGAAGGGTAAGTAAGAGAATCTCTAAACCACATCTCATTGCTTTACTGATATGAGCAGCACACTCTCTGACACACTGGAGAAACGGAGCAACGTACCACAGGCAGATATGCATGTTCCAGTTTTAAATTCATTCGCAGAGTATCGTCAGGGATCTCTAAGCCTAGCCTCCACATTTGCTGATATAATGGGAAGATTCACGAAAGCCAGTCTATAGTTGTCTCTGTGGCTAGGATACGTCACAGCCAAAGGATGCAAATGGAAGGAACAGATGCAGGCTCAAGTCTTGAAGGGGTCGGCTGAAGCCTCTCAGCCTTCTTTCCCAGAGCCCAGGCTGCATTCACATCTGCCTGCAATGAGTTGTAACATGTGAATGCTGCTCACACGGAGAGCTCGCAGCAGCCCAGCACTCTAGGTCAATATCAACGGCTGGCCATGTAACCACCTTGTACGTGTGCAATGTACCATACTTTCTGAAGTTGTCGATCCTCAGAAGGTTATCAGGCACTCAGTATTACTATTGTTGTCATCTTGTTTTTGAAACCGGGcatcactatgtagccccggTTATCCTGGAGTTCACTAGGTAGACTATGTTGGCCTCaaacagagatctacctgtctttgccttccaaTGTTAGGATttaaggcatacaccaccatacccTACTCAGTGTTGCTATAGTTTTTATCTTAATGGCTCTCAAAAGGCCAAGGTGTTAAAGGCTTGGCCAGTCTCTAGAGGTCATGCTATTGCTATTAACAGGTACTGAAAACTTTAAGAGGTAGGGTGTTGTAGGAAGTCTCTCAGAGGTTCTCATCCTGTGCATCACAACCCCTTTGAGattcaaatgaccctttcacaggttTATATCataattcataactagcaaaattacagttatgaagtagcaatgaaataattgtatggttggaaatcaacacaacatgagaaactgtattgaaGGACTGTAACGAatggaaggctgagagccactggtttAGATCATTGGGTATATATACCCTCAGTTGGGGTGCTGGAACTCTGATCtcatcccccctctctctttagtTTCCCATGAGTTAATCCCTCCTGCCAGAGACAtgctgcctcaccacaggcccaaacACAATCGGACTGACTGAAGGCTCCAAAACTATTATTCTCAGCTGACATTTGGTGTAAGTTGATCATTGCTAGTATTTGCATGATTACAAAAAGCTTTCTATAGTCAACCATAAGCAACATTGTTCAAACAGAGCAAGTACGGAAAGCCACTTAAAGTGAGGGATGTGTTCTCCAGTCCGGCAATCAGAAGCAGTTCTTGGCCAGTCTTACAGTAAGCTGGCCTTTGGCCTCTGCCACACTTGGCTGACTCAGTTGGCCTTCTGGCATCCCTGTGGCCAGCTCTAGGGACTTGGCTACAGTGGGACCAATAGACACCTCCGTAGTCAGCCTCAAGGGATTGGTGACAACAGGACATGTCATCACTAGCTGACCAGGGGCATCAAACACATTGGTATTGTCACCTGTCTCATGTTCTCCTGTGCATGTGCCACGGCCTTGATTCTACCCCTCCCTTTTACCCCTTCTCTCACCCAGAGGAAGCCTCTGTACCCACTTAACCCCTCCCTCTTAATAAACATCTCACAGAAGACCTGTTGCGTGGTGTGATTTTGTTGGATACCACCACTTAGTTCCATCACACTTCTTTCTACACTCAGacctaaaagaaaaacattgaagaGTGAAAAGAGGGAATtggtttcatttgtatttattgcaatatatatttacatattatatgcTTATAAGTTCTactttaaatacaaataatttttttgaaaatgtttgagaaaaaaaTGGGGCAGGCTTGTCCTTTCATTTTAATAACATATGCGAAATCCACACATCTAGAAATCTAGGAATTCTAACTACAGTCACTGTCTCAGGCTCAGAAGTGACACAGTGGCAGTGCTTGCCTAACAATTCAGAtgacctgggttctgttctccCTCCCACTCTATTCTTCACTCCCCCACACACTGCAGCTCCTATACAGCAGAACGTTGGCTGACAAAATGAGGCTGACATCTTGAGCTGGAATCAGATGCTACGAGGCTATGGAGTATTTCTGTTTCCTTCGACTTTCTTACTCTCTTCCGTGAGCTGGACCATCAGTTACTAAagggagagaggtagggaggcagagagagatggagtgagtgagtgagtgagtgaggagcaAATATGCTTACTCTCTGGCAGGCATAATGCGAATGCAACCACAACGGTATGGGTTTGTTCATTCACTATACCAACTCTTATACTAACCACTTCCAGAAACATTCTTACGTGCACACCAGTAACTAATATTTTTACTGTCATCTGGGCATCCCCAGCCCAGTCAAACTGTTACTCAAAAATCagccaacacatacacaaaaatcagagacaagCTAAGGAAAAACCAGTAGTCAAGGTAACCGAAGTATACAGAATCCACACTTCGTAGCATAATCATGATGGAGAGGCTCATGAATCACATGCTTTGGGATGCTTCCAAATATAGAGGCGCCATCAAGACAACACCCAGACATTTAATAGCAACATCTTTGATATTTTTTCCTAATACTTAGCCTTATAAcagatttgctttaaaaaatggaaattataaatGATAAGGAGGGTGGGACATATTTAAAGCTTTTGAAGTTTATGGTGTGTGTTCGGCacgtacatgtgcatgtatgcatgtacctTGGCCCACATGTGGAGGTTTGAGGAAACCTTTCAGGAATCAATTCTTCCACCACAAGGGTTAAGAGGGTTGAATTTGGTTTGTAAGCATTAGCTAACGACGAGTACCTTCAATCTCTGAGACACCTTGCAGTCCAGAACAAATTTTAAGTAacaaattattattctttttcataaCTTTAAAACACTTAGATATGTTATATGTGGGAATCCGTCTACAGTCTCACTAGAGTCTTAGGGGTATAAAGCCTGGACCAGGTAAGGACAGAGATAATGAAAAGAATAGTAGTAGAAGCATAGACACATTAGTACGTAAATGCTATCGCATACTAATTAGTGAGAGCTAATTACAGTGACTCTTGGAAAAAATTAACAGGTCACAGAAATAAGTTAGGTTCTGGGGTACTAGACTGGTTACC contains:
- the Gtpbp8 gene encoding GTP-binding protein 8; protein product: MAAARLSHRMEKLLEIAPALGPWPRIYSTSPAFAEVLRLPQKQLTKVVYPLRELGQHLVADSGPGLIEQRLFDPSLEDIGRAESIFEATARNRIEYLSSAVRLDHAPSLRQPEVCFIGRSNVGKSSLIKALFSLAPDVEVRISKKPGHTKKMNFFKVGKHFTLVDMPGYGYRAPEDFVDMVETYLKERNNLKRTFLLVDSAVGITKLDTIAIEMCEEFALPYVMILTKIDKSSKGYLLKQVLQIQKFVNTQTQGCFPQLFPISAVTYSGVHLLKCFIADITGSLK